From Rutidosis leptorrhynchoides isolate AG116_Rl617_1_P2 chromosome 3, CSIRO_AGI_Rlap_v1, whole genome shotgun sequence, a single genomic window includes:
- the LOC139897245 gene encoding uncharacterized protein — MSIGELASTYACLILSDDGIPITAEKIATILKAANVECESYWPSLFAKLAEKKNIEDLIVNVGAGGGGGGAPAVAAPAATGGAAAAVPAAEEKKEEPKEESDDDMGFSLFD; from the exons ATGTCGATCGGAGAACTTGCTTCCACTTACGCTTGTTTGATTCTATCTGATGATGGCATCCCTATCACT GCTGAGAAGATTGCTACTATATTGAAGGCAGCTAATGTCGAATGTGAATCCTATTGGCCAAGTTTATTTGCTAAACTTGCAGAGAAGAAAAACATCGAGGATCTTATCGTAAATGTTGGCGCTGGCGGCGGCGGTGGTGGTGCACCGGCTGTTGCTGCTCCTGCAGCTACTGGTGGTGCAGCTGCAGCCGTTCCTGCTGCAGAAGAAAAGAAG GAAGAGCCAAAGGAAGAGAGTGATGATGATATGGGATTCAGCTTATTCGATTAG